The Clostridioides difficile genome has a segment encoding these proteins:
- a CDS encoding RnfABCDGE type electron transport complex subunit D: MENKLIVSSSPHVRSNEDTSYIMKQVIIALLPAAVAGVYFFRLNALSAMFFCILGTVGTEFLYQKLMKQKSTIGDFSAVVTGLLLAFNVPASLPWWMCLVGGIFAILVVKMVFGGIGCNFVNPALAARAFLLASFPVAMTAWTQPGVNWIGKNLDAVTTATPLSFLKNGAAGLADLSSNGISLADMMIGNIGGCIGETSAILLLLGGVYLMYKGIINYVIPVFYIATVFILTFLLGGFNINFAIYQLFAGGLMLGGFFMLTDYTTSPMTKKGQIIYAVLAGIITTVIRMYGGYPEGVSYSILLVNCLAPLIDKFVRNRVFGEVAK; encoded by the coding sequence ATGGAAAATAAGTTGATAGTATCATCTTCTCCTCATGTGAGAAGTAATGAAGATACTTCATATATAATGAAACAAGTTATTATAGCACTCCTTCCAGCAGCAGTAGCAGGAGTATACTTCTTTAGACTTAATGCATTGAGTGCTATGTTTTTTTGTATACTTGGTACAGTAGGTACTGAATTTTTATATCAAAAACTTATGAAGCAAAAAAGTACTATAGGAGATTTTTCAGCTGTTGTAACAGGATTATTATTAGCATTTAACGTACCAGCATCACTTCCTTGGTGGATGTGTCTAGTAGGAGGAATATTTGCAATATTAGTAGTTAAAATGGTATTTGGTGGAATTGGATGTAACTTTGTCAATCCAGCACTTGCTGCAAGAGCCTTTTTATTAGCATCATTTCCAGTAGCAATGACTGCTTGGACTCAACCAGGTGTTAACTGGATAGGTAAAAATTTAGATGCAGTTACTACAGCAACACCATTAAGCTTTTTGAAAAATGGAGCAGCAGGATTAGCTGACCTTTCTAGTAATGGAATCAGCCTTGCTGATATGATGATTGGTAATATTGGTGGATGTATAGGTGAAACATCAGCAATATTATTATTATTAGGTGGAGTATACCTAATGTATAAAGGCATAATAAATTATGTTATCCCAGTATTTTACATAGCAACTGTATTTATATTAACGTTCCTTTTAGGTGGATTTAATATAAATTTTGCAATATATCAACTGTTTGCTGGAGGACTTATGTTAGGTGGATTCTTCATGCTTACAGATTATACAACTTCGCCTATGACTAAAAAAGGTCAAATCATATATGCTGTATTAGCAGGTATTATAACAACTGTTATAAGAATGTATGGTGGATATCCAGAAGGTGTATCTTACTCAATACTACTAGTAAACTGTCTTGCACCACTTATAGATAAGTTTGTTAGAAACAGAGTGTTTGGGGAGGTGGCTAAATAA
- a CDS encoding SH3 domain-containing protein, translating to MKKAITALGIGAVAVSVSSIHASALEKGVVTASALNIRSGPSADCDKVAKLYKGKTVEILEKSNGWYKVRVSSSVVGWGSAKYISTSGSSGSTSNQNNSTSSGTAISGNGKVNVSSRLNIRSGAGTNYSLVGKANNGEVVKLLEQSNGWYKIKLSNGVTGWASSQYISKTSEDVGTNNSNSSNTNNNNNNNNTDKNQSSEVSLEGKNGKVTSTVSLNVRSGPGTSYSVIGKLNGGDVVELKAKSNGWYKVKLSNGTTGWVSSSYISETNEGLKENSSSSSNDNSQSNNNSNSSSIGNSDKSTVNGSKVVDFAYTLIGIPYQWGASGPDKFDCSGFTQYVFKNSVGLSIPRVSRAQAQYGSAVSMGNYAPGDLVYFDTDGDGTTNHVGIYVGNSKFIHCSGTQTNPNKVKVDNLTTSYWSKALLGARRFA from the coding sequence GTGAAGAAAGCTATAACGGCTTTAGGAATTGGAGCAGTAGCAGTATCTGTTAGTTCTATACATGCAAGTGCTCTTGAAAAGGGAGTTGTGACAGCTAGTGCTTTAAATATAAGAAGCGGGCCAAGTGCTGATTGTGACAAAGTAGCAAAGTTATATAAGGGAAAAACTGTAGAAATTTTAGAAAAATCTAATGGTTGGTATAAAGTAAGAGTATCAAGTTCTGTTGTTGGCTGGGGAAGTGCAAAATACATATCAACAAGTGGTTCATCTGGAAGTACTTCAAATCAAAATAATTCAACATCAAGTGGAACTGCTATTAGTGGGAATGGAAAAGTAAATGTAAGTTCTAGATTAAATATAAGAAGTGGTGCAGGTACAAACTATTCATTGGTTGGTAAAGCAAATAATGGAGAAGTAGTAAAGCTATTAGAACAAAGTAATGGATGGTATAAAATAAAACTATCAAATGGAGTTACTGGATGGGCTAGTAGTCAGTATATATCAAAAACATCAGAAGATGTTGGAACAAATAATTCTAATTCAAGTAATACTAATAACAACAATAACAATAACAACACTGATAAAAATCAATCTAGTGAAGTATCACTTGAAGGCAAGAATGGTAAAGTAACATCAACTGTAAGTTTAAATGTAAGAAGCGGTCCTGGGACAAGCTATTCTGTAATAGGAAAATTAAATGGTGGAGATGTTGTTGAACTAAAAGCTAAAAGTAATGGATGGTATAAAGTAAAATTATCAAATGGGACAACTGGATGGGTAAGTTCTAGTTATATTTCTGAGACTAATGAAGGATTAAAAGAAAACTCTAGTTCATCATCTAATGACAATTCCCAATCCAATAATAACTCAAATTCTTCATCTATTGGAAATTCAGATAAATCGACTGTAAATGGTTCAAAAGTAGTAGACTTTGCATATACCCTTATTGGAATACCTTATCAATGGGGAGCATCAGGTCCAGATAAGTTTGATTGTTCTGGATTTACGCAGTATGTTTTTAAAAACTCAGTTGGACTTTCTATACCAAGAGTTTCTAGAGCACAAGCTCAATATGGAAGTGCAGTTTCTATGGGTAACTATGCACCAGGAGATTTAGTTTACTTTGATACTGATGGAGATGGAACAACAAATCATGTAGGTATATATGTAGGCAATAGTAAGTTTATACATTGTAGTGGAACTCAAACTAATCCTAATAAGGTTAAAGTGGACAATTTAACTACTTCATATTGGTCTAAAGCATTACTTGGAGCAAGAAGATTTGCTTAG
- a CDS encoding VOC family protein, translating into MKFSFCHNNFNVTDLEKSLNFYDKALGLKEVKRKEAEDGSFILVYLGDGITSHTLELTWLRDWDRPYNLGDNEFHLALEVEEFDEAKKLHKDLDCICFENEGMGIYFIADPDNYWIEILPKNH; encoded by the coding sequence ATGAAGTTTAGTTTTTGCCATAACAATTTTAATGTTACTGACTTAGAAAAAAGTTTGAATTTTTATGATAAAGCTTTAGGTTTAAAAGAAGTAAAACGTAAAGAAGCAGAAGATGGAAGTTTTATACTAGTTTATTTAGGAGATGGGATTACTAGCCATACATTAGAGTTAACTTGGCTTAGAGATTGGGATAGACCATATAATTTAGGCGATAATGAGTTCCATTTGGCTTTAGAAGTTGAAGAGTTTGATGAGGCAAAAAAACTTCATAAAGACTTAGACTGTATATGTTTTGAAAATGAAGGTATGGGAATTTATTTTATAGCGGACCCAGATAACTATTGGATTGAAATACTTCCTAAGAATCATTAA
- the rsxC gene encoding electron transport complex subunit RsxC, giving the protein MKLLTFKGGIHPSYRKEYSNTKALEKAQAPKIVYIPLQQHIGAPAKPIVEVGDEVKFGQKIGEQQGFVSCNVHSSVSGKVIAIEQHEVPGGSAQCVVIENDFKEELHESVQPKGQLEDLSKEDIVGIIKEAGIVGMGGATFPNHVKVSPPPDSKAEVVILNGAECEPYLTADHRLMVENPEDVVFGLRALMKVLDVKKGFIGIETNKPDAIEAIQNVAKDYSEIEVVGLQVKYPQGAEKQLIYACTGKEVPSGGLPIAAGAVVDNVATAAQIAKSIKTGMPLVERITTITGSCIKEPKNLITKVGTLVSEIIDQCGGFKEGKKVGKVIMGGPMMGMAQYTIEIATNKGSSGILCLDEEESRTPDVQNCLRCGRCTDVCPAFLQPLFISAYSLKEDYDTAEYHRAMDCIECGSCSFICPARRPLLQSIRSAKREIGAKRRKQAAQK; this is encoded by the coding sequence ATGAAACTCTTAACTTTTAAGGGAGGGATACATCCTTCATATAGAAAAGAGTACTCTAACACAAAGGCACTTGAAAAAGCTCAAGCACCAAAGATAGTTTACATTCCTCTTCAACAACATATAGGGGCACCAGCTAAACCTATTGTTGAAGTTGGCGATGAAGTAAAGTTTGGGCAAAAAATAGGTGAACAGCAAGGTTTCGTTTCATGTAACGTTCATTCTTCAGTATCAGGTAAAGTTATTGCTATTGAACAACATGAAGTACCAGGTGGTTCAGCTCAATGTGTAGTTATCGAAAATGACTTCAAGGAAGAATTACATGAAAGTGTTCAACCAAAAGGTCAGTTAGAGGATTTGAGCAAAGAAGACATAGTAGGTATAATAAAAGAGGCAGGAATAGTAGGTATGGGTGGAGCTACATTCCCTAACCACGTAAAAGTATCTCCTCCACCAGACAGTAAAGCAGAAGTAGTTATATTAAATGGGGCAGAATGTGAACCATATTTAACTGCAGACCACAGATTAATGGTGGAAAATCCAGAAGATGTTGTATTTGGTTTAAGAGCATTAATGAAGGTATTAGATGTTAAAAAAGGATTTATAGGAATTGAAACAAATAAACCAGATGCTATAGAAGCGATTCAAAATGTAGCTAAAGATTATAGTGAAATTGAAGTTGTTGGCCTTCAAGTGAAATACCCACAAGGAGCAGAAAAACAACTTATTTATGCGTGTACAGGTAAGGAAGTTCCATCAGGCGGATTGCCAATAGCAGCAGGTGCAGTTGTTGACAACGTTGCCACAGCAGCTCAGATAGCTAAATCTATTAAAACAGGGATGCCTTTGGTAGAAAGAATTACTACAATAACAGGTAGTTGTATCAAAGAACCTAAAAACCTAATAACAAAAGTTGGGACATTAGTTTCAGAAATAATAGACCAATGTGGTGGTTTTAAAGAAGGTAAAAAAGTTGGTAAAGTTATAATGGGTGGACCTATGATGGGAATGGCTCAATATACTATTGAAATAGCAACTAATAAAGGTTCTTCAGGAATTTTATGTTTAGATGAAGAGGAATCACGTACACCAGATGTTCAAAATTGTTTAAGATGTGGAAGATGTACAGATGTATGTCCAGCATTCTTACAACCACTTTTCATAAGTGCATATTCTTTAAAGGAAGATTATGACACAGCTGAATATCATAGAGCTATGGATTGTATAGAATGTGGGTCTTGTTCATTTATTTGTCCAGCAAGAAGACCATTACTTCAATCTATAAGATCAGCAAAGAGAGAAATAGGAGCAAAGAGAAGAAAGCAAGCTGCTCAGAAATAA